From Tepidisphaeraceae bacterium, one genomic window encodes:
- a CDS encoding glycosyltransferase → MEEVAPQVVLTIGDPWMFDDMPAVRRAHPFSRWLACFPIDSVPIPDLWKAWMCSADGVMVFSRYAADAVRSQASVDAIILPHGVDTARFFPADPIVAKARVGVSDKFVVGTVAANQRRKNLPALFDAFARFARGKDDVVLYLHTPIVGELDLQPLIERFGITEITRATVHYDALHGLSDVGLATVYNSFDVFALPTMAEGFGLPILESQACGVPALATDCSSCSELLPHPLQRIRVRGTEMHANGMVRSLIDEADLADRLDLLYQDRATRDELARRSLRFATACQWKILLAPMIDLVASLSSTPFDRTVTSSRHDVL, encoded by the coding sequence GTGGAAGAAGTGGCGCCACAGGTGGTCCTGACGATCGGCGATCCGTGGATGTTCGACGACATGCCGGCCGTACGACGGGCACATCCGTTTTCCCGTTGGCTCGCCTGCTTCCCCATCGACTCCGTTCCCATTCCGGATCTGTGGAAAGCATGGATGTGTTCGGCCGACGGAGTGATGGTCTTCAGCCGATACGCGGCGGACGCCGTCCGATCACAAGCTAGTGTGGATGCCATCATTCTTCCGCACGGCGTTGATACCGCAAGGTTCTTCCCTGCCGACCCGATCGTCGCGAAGGCACGCGTGGGGGTAAGCGATAAGTTCGTCGTTGGCACGGTCGCAGCAAATCAGCGGCGCAAGAATCTGCCGGCCCTCTTCGACGCCTTCGCCCGGTTCGCGCGCGGCAAGGATGACGTGGTGCTGTACCTGCACACGCCGATCGTTGGCGAGCTCGATCTGCAGCCGCTGATCGAACGGTTCGGCATCACCGAGATCACGCGCGCGACAGTGCACTACGACGCACTTCACGGCCTGAGCGACGTCGGTTTGGCGACGGTCTACAACAGCTTCGACGTCTTCGCGCTTCCGACCATGGCTGAAGGCTTCGGGCTACCCATCCTCGAAAGCCAAGCATGCGGCGTGCCGGCGCTGGCCACTGACTGCTCGTCCTGCAGCGAACTATTGCCCCACCCGCTGCAGCGTATCCGCGTGCGCGGTACAGAGATGCATGCCAACGGCATGGTACGGTCGCTGATCGATGAGGCCGACCTCGCAGATCGGCTAGATCTGCTTTACCAGGACCGGGCGACGCGTGACGAACTGGCTCGCCGGTCCTTGCGGTTTGCCACCGCGTGCCAGTGGAAGATACTCCTGGCACCAATGATTGATCTCGTCGCGTCGTTGAGCAGCACACCGTTCGACCGGACCGTCACCAGCTCGAGGCACGACGTGCTATGA
- a CDS encoding fatty acid desaturase, which yields MSFARTLLEGVIFQPRIMVWALRHKHQLRYLVAIEVTMALVLLVTCIATLPWTPVLPVYAVLMVMGGWVIPLVTSYLPHNPDGPTALLQTKLFRGKLASIVAMEHLYHLEHHLYPMVPHHNWPELARRLDPVFKSAGLRPIVLGF from the coding sequence ATGTCTTTTGCACGGACGCTGCTGGAGGGCGTGATCTTTCAGCCTCGCATCATGGTGTGGGCGCTGCGGCACAAGCATCAGTTGCGGTACTTGGTGGCGATCGAAGTGACGATGGCGCTGGTCCTGCTCGTGACCTGCATCGCAACGCTGCCTTGGACGCCGGTCCTCCCGGTGTACGCGGTGCTGATGGTCATGGGCGGCTGGGTGATCCCACTGGTCACGTCCTACCTGCCGCATAACCCTGACGGTCCGACGGCACTGCTGCAGACGAAGTTGTTTCGCGGCAAGCTCGCTTCGATCGTCGCGATGGAGCACCTTTATCACCTCGAGCACCACCTGTACCCCATGGTGCCGCATCACAACTGGCCGGAACTGGCGCGGCGGCTGGACCCGGTCTTCAAGTCAGCCGGACTGCGACCGATCGTGCTCGGCTTCTAG
- a CDS encoding glycosyl hydrolase family 28-related protein, with protein sequence MVDALEPRVLLAGDGLSVVYYDGANVTQAREVQGVPHPAIVVNLGGTSIADGAWGGGRPAAMATGDSDTWSARFTGEVETLHGTGSSTYTFRTYSDDGVRVWVDGQLVINAWNDHGPRYDSGSIALAAGRKYQLRVEYYDNTASGTLRLEWNRPGMAAGTYEVVPQANFYSGRRVFPANLNQVNVKDFGAVGDGIADDWAAIQQAISSVAGNANTVASKVVYLPDGTYKVSKQLEWRTYKVDSATNQLVPDTTSWGGWRGYIVLQGESRGNTVVKLANNTFTSTPDEDPATWSPNAVLYTASSDSIHKYSDVNGAGNMAFLNGARDLSIHMGSGNTGAVGISYQTSNEGQLRDVNILSDGAAGFAGLRMARDDNGPGLVKDVLITGFQYGIQGPAYSMYSNMNFEHVTLRGQMTTAINSPGCGPTWSFRDLRSINSVPGLTFTRNATNNIRQGNVVLVDSSFTGGAAGTTAISSPDASALFIRNTTFGGYGTSISSTVAGVTTTRTGNVGEFVSHAVAKNFPDAPGTSLNLPVNETPEYENLNVASDWAYVGAPSGGDDTAAIQSALNSGKPVVYFKGWAWYRISTTLTVPATVRKIVFDHATIAAATTGSIFTNATSPAPFLKFMGATAEPVIVDRAQLRLHIDTLTTAGAQGFLHDTARPLVFTGLLVFTQAATQAYLPTANAGDVYFEDAAISGMTFRRGQNVWARSLNPEGSQAVKITNDGANLWILGLKIEHPTTVLQTQNFGRSEVLGGLQFPNFKGVVGQGPTASSPPAFVNNQGYVSISYGSLAYPPSGTNSGTFDWYTHFRESRDGSTYANLIASSLPGRGGGKNVALYRGGATLVRTETSARPTASGGATHGEFADAQASLGYTSNYAATGVGDYVTYAVNGVPPGDFTLKVTFKRRPNAPIVQVAVATSLNGPYTNVGAPLDLYSASPSFQRLTAGSISTSANRTVYVRLMVSDLGAASGGCLVQTDKVELEPVL encoded by the coding sequence ATGGTCGATGCCCTTGAACCCCGCGTGCTGCTCGCGGGCGACGGGTTGTCGGTGGTCTATTATGATGGAGCGAACGTCACGCAGGCGCGCGAGGTTCAGGGGGTGCCGCACCCGGCGATCGTCGTCAACCTTGGTGGTACGTCCATCGCCGATGGTGCGTGGGGCGGTGGTAGGCCCGCAGCCATGGCAACCGGCGACTCGGACACGTGGTCGGCTCGCTTCACGGGTGAGGTGGAGACGCTACACGGGACCGGCTCATCCACGTACACGTTCCGCACCTACAGCGACGACGGCGTGCGGGTCTGGGTCGATGGGCAGCTCGTCATCAATGCGTGGAACGATCACGGCCCCCGTTACGACTCCGGCAGCATCGCGCTGGCGGCGGGACGGAAGTATCAGCTGCGCGTCGAGTACTACGACAACACGGCCTCCGGCACCCTGCGCCTGGAGTGGAACCGTCCGGGAATGGCGGCCGGAACGTACGAGGTCGTACCGCAGGCGAACTTTTACAGCGGGCGACGGGTCTTTCCCGCGAACCTGAACCAGGTGAACGTGAAGGACTTCGGCGCGGTCGGCGACGGCATCGCCGATGACTGGGCCGCCATTCAACAGGCGATCAGCTCTGTGGCCGGCAACGCCAACACCGTGGCCAGCAAGGTCGTCTACCTGCCCGACGGTACCTACAAGGTCAGCAAGCAGCTGGAATGGCGCACGTACAAGGTCGACAGCGCCACCAACCAACTCGTGCCCGACACGACCTCCTGGGGCGGGTGGCGCGGCTACATCGTCCTGCAGGGCGAGAGCCGTGGCAATACGGTCGTGAAGCTGGCCAACAACACGTTCACGTCCACGCCCGACGAAGACCCTGCGACATGGTCTCCCAATGCTGTCCTGTACACCGCCAGTTCGGACAGCATCCACAAGTACAGCGACGTGAACGGGGCCGGGAACATGGCCTTCCTCAACGGCGCACGTGACCTCTCGATCCACATGGGCAGCGGTAACACTGGGGCCGTTGGCATCAGCTACCAGACGAGCAACGAGGGGCAGCTGCGGGACGTGAACATCCTGTCCGACGGCGCCGCGGGCTTCGCAGGCCTGCGCATGGCCCGCGACGACAATGGCCCAGGCCTCGTGAAGGACGTGCTGATCACCGGGTTTCAGTACGGCATACAGGGGCCCGCCTACTCGATGTACAGCAACATGAACTTCGAGCACGTGACGCTTCGCGGCCAAATGACCACTGCGATCAACAGCCCTGGCTGCGGGCCGACCTGGTCGTTCCGCGACCTGCGCAGCATCAACTCGGTGCCCGGACTCACCTTCACGCGCAACGCCACCAACAACATCCGCCAGGGGAACGTCGTCTTGGTCGACTCCAGCTTCACCGGAGGTGCCGCCGGCACCACGGCCATCAGCAGCCCGGACGCCTCGGCCCTGTTCATCCGCAACACGACCTTTGGTGGGTACGGCACGTCGATCAGCAGCACGGTCGCCGGCGTGACGACCACCCGTACCGGCAACGTCGGCGAGTTCGTCTCGCATGCCGTCGCCAAGAACTTCCCCGACGCGCCCGGCACGTCGCTCAACCTGCCCGTCAACGAGACGCCCGAGTACGAGAACCTGAACGTCGCCAGCGACTGGGCCTACGTGGGCGCGCCCAGCGGTGGCGATGACACGGCGGCCATTCAGTCGGCGTTGAACTCGGGCAAGCCGGTCGTCTACTTCAAGGGATGGGCCTGGTACCGCATCAGCACCACCCTGACGGTGCCCGCGACCGTCCGCAAGATCGTCTTCGACCACGCGACGATCGCGGCGGCCACCACCGGCAGCATCTTCACCAATGCCACGAGCCCGGCGCCGTTCCTGAAATTCATGGGCGCGACGGCAGAGCCGGTCATCGTGGACCGCGCGCAACTGCGGCTTCACATAGACACGCTGACGACCGCCGGGGCGCAGGGCTTCCTGCACGACACCGCACGCCCGCTCGTGTTCACCGGGCTGCTCGTCTTCACGCAGGCCGCCACGCAGGCCTACCTGCCGACCGCCAACGCCGGCGACGTTTACTTCGAGGACGCCGCCATCAGCGGCATGACCTTCCGGCGCGGACAGAACGTGTGGGCGCGCAGCCTCAACCCCGAGGGGAGCCAGGCGGTGAAGATCACGAACGACGGCGCCAACCTCTGGATCCTTGGCCTGAAGATCGAGCACCCCACGACCGTGCTCCAGACGCAGAACTTCGGCCGCAGCGAGGTGCTGGGCGGCCTGCAGTTCCCGAACTTCAAGGGGGTGGTTGGACAGGGTCCGACCGCCTCGTCGCCACCGGCGTTCGTCAACAACCAGGGATACGTGTCCATAAGTTACGGCTCGCTCGCGTACCCGCCGAGCGGCACCAACTCGGGCACGTTCGACTGGTACACCCACTTCCGCGAGTCGCGCGACGGTTCGACGTACGCCAACCTCATTGCCAGCAGCCTGCCTGGCCGCGGTGGGGGTAAGAACGTCGCGCTCTACCGCGGTGGGGCGACCCTCGTCCGCACCGAAACCAGCGCCCGCCCCACGGCCAGTGGTGGAGCGACGCACGGCGAGTTCGCCGATGCGCAGGCGTCTCTGGGCTACACGAGCAACTACGCCGCCACGGGGGTGGGCGACTACGTGACGTACGCCGTTAACGGGGTGCCGCCCGGCGATTTCACCCTGAAGGTGACGTTCAAGCGACGTCCCAATGCGCCGATCGTTCAGGTCGCGGTGGCGACCTCGCTCAACGGCCCCTACACGAACGTCGGCGCGCCGCTGGACCTCTACAGCGCCAGTCCGTCCTTTCAGCGCCTGACCGCCGGCTCCATAAGCACCAGCGCCAATAGAACCGTCTACGTGCGGCTCATGGTATCCGACCTCGGGGCCGCCAGTGGAGGGTGTCTCGTGCAGACGGACAAAGTCGAACTGGAACCCGTTCTGTAG
- a CDS encoding prepilin-type N-terminal cleavage/methylation domain-containing protein has translation MMQTVRPSRAAGFTLVELLVVSGIIALLIAILLPTLSKARAAAQTVVCASNLRQFGLAINLYATRFNGALPWGGPQPSYEGAVGADGNAFAGSFTGLYFRPYVSGTGPDPSRSTIWSCPADNRSSLPNFNGRSYICARTENPTPPWPRVSRFKRPAQRTILWDTIRSAYPYAQMNSVTNPFWYRSGPPYDTATSFPALENRHQRGGNFLFLDGHAERVPQLRLEADYAAIYLLTLKYGVD, from the coding sequence ATGATGCAAACCGTTCGCCCCAGCAGGGCAGCCGGGTTCACGTTGGTGGAACTCCTCGTCGTCAGCGGGATCATCGCGTTGTTGATCGCGATCTTGCTGCCGACCCTGAGCAAGGCGCGAGCGGCGGCGCAGACGGTGGTTTGCGCGTCGAACCTTCGGCAGTTCGGCTTGGCCATCAACCTGTACGCGACGCGATTCAACGGCGCGTTGCCGTGGGGCGGGCCGCAACCGAGCTATGAGGGGGCGGTCGGGGCCGACGGTAATGCGTTCGCCGGGTCGTTTACCGGTCTGTACTTTCGCCCGTACGTCAGCGGCACCGGGCCCGACCCCAGCCGCAGTACGATCTGGTCGTGCCCTGCCGACAACCGCTCGTCGCTGCCAAACTTCAACGGTCGGTCCTACATCTGTGCCCGCACGGAGAACCCGACGCCACCCTGGCCGCGCGTGTCGCGATTCAAGCGTCCGGCGCAGCGGACGATCCTCTGGGACACGATCCGCTCGGCTTACCCGTACGCGCAGATGAACAGCGTGACCAATCCCTTCTGGTACCGCTCCGGCCCGCCGTACGACACGGCGACGTCCTTCCCCGCGTTGGAGAACCGCCACCAGCGCGGCGGCAACTTCCTGTTTCTCGACGGGCACGCCGAACGCGTGCCGCAACTCCGGTTGGAAGCCGACTACGCGGCGATCTACTTGTTGACGCTCAAGTACGGTGTTGATTAA
- a CDS encoding PEP-CTERM sorting domain-containing protein codes for MCKVSKKRFGAIVAGITMAATLVSSANAAIVYSVDFDSATSDGTIQGVTGGTATIATTSNRTTIETSPTFGPEGNRFLRTISPVNNAQNPQAVQVANLAPSAGNSLSVLTTQIGGQRVMKGGFDFFLRSDIAVNGTTTSVNTLRVIDAGSSSGNGARLIVNSDSGSQDTALQVDVITSGGALKVRAPEAFTIAANTLYHVAVLYTNDGAAGNTTGHLFIVEGNTAIDTSDLTSSNPALRGTTSINFTNEASSFSVPNFNFGKVNTTSNERLQDFDAFRLYDATPSTFAAITAVPEPTVVALAGVGLAMLALRRRPNA; via the coding sequence ATGTGTAAGGTCAGCAAGAAGCGTTTCGGGGCCATCGTTGCGGGAATCACGATGGCGGCGACTTTGGTGTCTAGCGCTAATGCGGCGATCGTTTATTCGGTTGACTTCGACAGCGCGACCTCGGACGGCACCATACAAGGTGTGACGGGCGGCACCGCCACTATTGCGACGACCAGCAATCGGACGACCATCGAGACCTCTCCCACTTTTGGTCCGGAGGGTAACAGGTTCCTGCGCACGATATCGCCCGTTAACAACGCGCAGAACCCGCAAGCGGTGCAGGTCGCGAACCTCGCGCCCAGCGCAGGTAACTCGCTGTCGGTCCTGACCACGCAGATCGGCGGGCAGCGGGTGATGAAAGGGGGATTCGATTTCTTCCTGCGATCGGACATCGCGGTGAACGGTACCACCACGTCGGTGAACACGCTTCGCGTGATCGATGCGGGTTCGAGCAGTGGCAACGGCGCTCGGCTCATCGTCAATAGCGACTCGGGCAGCCAAGACACGGCACTTCAGGTCGACGTCATCACCAGCGGTGGCGCCCTGAAGGTGCGTGCGCCCGAGGCGTTCACGATCGCAGCCAACACGCTCTATCACGTGGCCGTGCTCTACACGAATGACGGTGCGGCGGGCAACACCACGGGGCATCTCTTCATCGTCGAGGGCAACACCGCAATCGACACGAGCGACCTGACCTCCAGCAACCCGGCCCTGCGCGGCACCACGAGCATCAACTTCACGAACGAGGCGTCTAGCTTCAGCGTGCCGAACTTTAACTTCGGCAAGGTCAACACCACCAGCAACGAGCGCCTGCAGGATTTCGACGCGTTCCGCCTTTACGATGCCACCCCCAGCACTTTCGCCGCCATCACCGCGGTTCCTGAACCCACGGTCGTGGCTCTGGCTGGCGTGGGCCTTGCCATGTTGGCGCTGCGTCGTCGGCCCAACGCGTAA
- a CDS encoding LacI family DNA-binding transcriptional regulator has protein sequence MAVTLADIAARSGLSTFTVSNVLGTRPHLFKPETRERVWAAARELGYRPNSAAKAIATGRFNCISLLMSPMPNRSSLNSEAMRGVHDVVAERGNHLNITWLPDELLTSSTFIPKILKETMADGLLINYFQEIPKALVGLVDVNRIPSIWINSKQGGDCVCPADVAGAEMATRRFIEQGHRDIVLLDCSTSTHYSAVDRATGYANAMTSASLKPRLVRAAETVPLPDRTAYIRAWLAREPVPTAILCYSETSAHPLMMALCAQGLRVPQDVSVMTFHYSPADSTGIAIDTVIVPDVEVARRGAQMLMKKIEEPKVRLPEQTVSCGFAEGVTCAPPRADR, from the coding sequence ATGGCAGTCACCCTCGCCGACATCGCAGCACGAAGTGGTCTTTCGACCTTCACTGTCAGTAACGTGCTCGGTACGCGTCCGCACCTGTTCAAGCCCGAGACACGCGAGCGCGTCTGGGCGGCGGCGCGGGAGCTGGGGTATCGGCCCAACAGCGCTGCCAAAGCGATCGCCACCGGGCGGTTTAATTGCATTTCGCTGCTGATGAGCCCGATGCCCAACCGCAGCTCGCTGAACTCCGAGGCGATGCGCGGCGTGCACGACGTGGTCGCCGAGCGAGGTAATCACCTCAACATCACCTGGTTGCCCGACGAACTGCTGACGAGCTCGACCTTCATCCCGAAGATTCTCAAAGAAACGATGGCCGACGGCCTATTGATCAACTACTTCCAGGAGATCCCCAAGGCGCTGGTGGGCCTCGTGGACGTCAACCGGATCCCGTCGATCTGGATCAATTCGAAGCAAGGTGGCGACTGCGTGTGCCCCGCCGACGTGGCTGGCGCCGAAATGGCGACGCGGCGGTTCATCGAGCAGGGGCACCGAGACATCGTGCTGCTGGATTGCTCGACGTCCACCCACTACAGCGCCGTCGACCGCGCCACCGGCTATGCGAACGCCATGACCAGCGCCAGCCTGAAGCCCCGGCTCGTGCGCGCCGCGGAGACCGTGCCGCTGCCCGACCGCACCGCGTACATTCGCGCCTGGCTGGCGCGCGAGCCGGTGCCGACGGCAATCCTCTGCTACTCGGAGACGAGCGCGCACCCGCTGATGATGGCGCTGTGCGCCCAGGGCCTGCGCGTGCCGCAGGACGTGTCGGTGATGACGTTCCACTACTCGCCGGCCGACTCGACCGGCATCGCGATCGACACGGTCATCGTGCCCGACGTGGAGGTGGCCCGCCGCGGCGCGCAGATGCTGATGAAGAAGATCGAGGAGCCGAAAGTTCGGCTGCCCGAGCAGACGGTATCGTGCGGCTTCGCCGAGGGCGTCACCTGTGCTCCGCCACGGGCCGATCGATAA
- a CDS encoding DUF1559 domain-containing protein, with protein sequence MRSISRPTAFTLIELLVVIGIIALLISILLPSLNRAREAANKVQCASNMRQLGLTLHMYANGQRGWLPPACMSAARFNAGTNSGGTGADDEITYNSWLHVMFNANVISRAAAEANWTESCRLKVMQCPSETREGNGTMWSYRPSVFAFGFPKGSGTTPASPVQQMSKLAQLRPAAQFILMTEGYQGSPSRTQATKRPHGLGATDSPYGWDVKHRRQSNFLMADGHVEPFRWVATNLVKTSPQAWCFSSNWEPAIAQNQFKWDREQIGLTRDW encoded by the coding sequence ATGCGATCCATTTCTCGTCCAACCGCGTTTACCCTCATCGAACTGCTGGTGGTGATTGGTATCATCGCCCTGCTGATCTCGATCCTCCTTCCGTCGCTCAACCGCGCCCGCGAGGCGGCCAACAAGGTGCAGTGCGCCAGCAACATGCGCCAGCTGGGCCTGACGCTGCACATGTACGCCAACGGACAACGGGGCTGGCTGCCCCCCGCCTGCATGAGCGCAGCGCGGTTCAATGCCGGCACCAACTCGGGGGGCACCGGGGCCGACGACGAGATCACGTACAACAGCTGGCTTCACGTGATGTTCAACGCCAACGTCATCTCGCGTGCGGCGGCCGAAGCAAACTGGACCGAATCGTGCCGGTTGAAGGTCATGCAATGCCCCTCCGAGACCCGCGAGGGCAATGGAACGATGTGGAGCTATCGGCCAAGCGTCTTCGCGTTCGGATTCCCCAAAGGCTCGGGCACCACACCCGCCTCGCCGGTCCAACAGATGTCCAAGCTTGCGCAACTGCGGCCGGCGGCCCAGTTCATCCTGATGACCGAAGGCTACCAGGGCAGTCCCAGCCGCACGCAGGCGACGAAGCGCCCTCATGGCCTCGGGGCGACCGACTCCCCGTACGGGTGGGACGTGAAGCATCGCCGGCAATCGAACTTTCTGATGGCCGACGGTCACGTTGAGCCGTTCCGATGGGTCGCTACCAACCTCGTCAAGACATCGCCACAGGCTTGGTGCTTCTCGTCAAACTGGGAGCCTGCCATTGCCCAGAATCAATTCAAGTGGGATCGCGAACAGATCGGCTTAACTCGGGATTGGTGA